The Verrucomicrobium spinosum DSM 4136 = JCM 18804 DNA segment CCAGGCCCGCTCGACGGGGACGTCGATCCCAGAGCACTTCGAAGGCTTCCAACAGGCGGAAGGTGTCCTGCGTATCACAGAAGGAGATGTCGGAGGACCAGGAGGGGCTGTTGGTGTACTTGATGAACAATTCAAGGCGGCAGGTGAAGTGGTCCATTTTCCTCAGGCGCATCGCCGCTTTCTGAAGAAGGCGGCAGCTCACGGCGTGAGTGCCAAGATCGTTCCGCAGCCGGGTGGGAAGCACGTGGGAATGGCCGATGACGCGGCGTTGGGTGGGCGGCGGTTCGGTCACCTCGCCCCGAAGCCAGTGCCAGAGGTGGACGCCGCCAATACCACCCCAGACGTGATGGAGGGTTTCGCGAGTCGCGGAGGTGAGCTGCGCCACGGTGCGTATGCCGTGGGCGACCAGGCGGGTTTCCATTTTCTGGCCGATCCCGCAGAAGTCCCTGAGCTTCAACTGGTGCAGGCAGTGGGGGAGATCCGCCTGCTCGATCATGAAGAGGCCATCGGGCTTGCCCATATCCGAGGCGAGCTTGGCGAGGAAGCGATTCGGAGCGATGCCGATCGAGTAGGTGAGCCAGTCGCCCACCTGGCTGGTGAGCGTGGCCTTGAGCGAGCGTGCAAACGCCTCCGCCTGCGTGCGATTCGTCACGGATTTCGGCAGTAGGCACCAAGCTTCATCAATGGACATGACCTCCGCCACCTGGATGCGAGACTCCAGAGCGGTGACGAAGCGCTGATGAAACTCCGTGTACAGACGCGGCCGGGATTCTACAAAGACGATCTCCGGGCACAACTGCCGGGCATCCCGCACGCGAGTGCCCGTCTTCACCCCAAACCGGCGGGCCTCCTTGCTCGCGGCAATGCAAGACGTGGACTCCGACTTCACCGGCACCACTCCCACCGGCCTTCCCCTCAGGCGTGGATCGAGCTGCTGCTCCACCGAGGCAAAGAAGCTATCCAGATCAAGAATAAGGTCCGGTCCCATTCTAAATAATACTGTTCACAAGAACATTTAAAATTGCATTTGCATCAATAAAGTGTCTGTCCCTTTATAAGGTATGCGGCAATCTCGTTTGAAGGCTCCGAAGGAATGGCCGGTGGCTTACTACCACTGTGTGTCGCGGGTGGTGGATCGCCGATTCGTGTTTGAGAAGGAGGAGAAGCGCCGGTTCGTGGAGTTGATGCGGTTTTATGAGCGGTTCTGTCAGGTGCAGGTGGTCACGTTCTGCGTCATGTCGAACCACTTTCATCTCTTGCTGGAGGTGCCGCAGCGCCCGCAGGTAATGCCGTCGGAGGAGTGGCTGATCGGGCACATCAAGGGGTGCTTTGGTGAGGCGATGGCGGGGGTGGTCGCGGAGCAGATCCGTCAGTTTCGTCAGGTCGGGGCAGACGGAGCGGCGGCAGAGGTGATCCAGGGCTGGTTTTCCCGCATGTGGGATGTGAGCCAGTTCATGAAGACGCTGAAGCAGCGCTTCACGCAGTGGTTCAACAAGCACCATGAGCGCCGGGGGACGCTGTGGGAGGACCGGTACAAGAGCACGATGGTGGAGGGAGGGCCAGCAGCACTGGGCATCATGGCCGCTTACATAGACCTGAATCCGGTGCGTGCTGGTTTGGTGAAGGACCCGAAGGACTACCCATGGAGTGGGTACGGTGCCGCAGTGGCAGGGGCGAGCCGAGCAGGGAGGGGGCTGGCGATCGTGGCGAACTGCCTGGCCCAGCGCGAATTGCGACCCGCAGAGGTTTTGGCTCTCTACAGGCAGATGCTTTATGTCGCGGGAAATGCAGGTGATGATCTCAGCATTCAGCTTCGCAGGGAAGCCGGGACACAGAAAGCGGGCCTCCACAACGACGAAGTGACCAAGGTGCACGCCCAAGGTGGAAAACTCACGCTACAGGAGATGCTGCGCTGTCGGGTGCGCTACTTCACGGCAGGAGCGGCGGTGGGCAGTCGGGAGTTTGTGAATGCCGTGTTTGATTCTGCCCGCGGTCGTTTTGGGGCGACACGGATCGAAGGAGCCCGCCCCATGCGAGGAGCGGATTTCATGGGGCTGTGCAGCCTGCGTGATCTGCAAAAGCGCGTGATCACCCATCCCTCAGACGCGGGTGGAGGCGTCAACTGAAGCCTGGGTGATGCACTCAAGCACCGAGGGGCGTTGAGCCCAGATCTCCTGGCTTACGCCAACCCTGCCTCGGCAAGTCGGTCGTGGATCTCACTGGCCTGCAGCTTGTCCACCAAATCCCCAATGCGACCGTCCACGAACATATCCAGGTTGTAGAGCGTCACATCGATCCGGTGATCGGTGATGCGGTTCTGCGGGTAGTTGTAGGTGCGGATCTTCTCTTCGCGACCACCTCCACCGATGAGTGCCTTGCGGTGGGCGGAGTATTTGGCGGCCTCTTCCTGCTGCTTTTTTTCCAGCAGGCGGGACCGCATGATCGTGATCGCCTTTTCCTTGTTCTTGAGCTGGCTGCGGCCGTCCTGGCAGCGCACAATCATGCCCGTGGGAAGGTGCATCACCTGCACAGCGGAGTCGGTCGTGTTCACCCCCTGGCCGCCGTGACCGCTGGCGCGGCATACTTCAATGCGAAGCTCGTCCGGCTTGAGTTGCAGGTCCACCTCCTCGGCCTCGGGCAGCACGGCCACCGTGGCGGCAGAGGTGTGAATGCGACCCTGAGCCTCGGTGGCTGGCACCCGCTGCACGCGGTGCACGCCGCTCTCATACTTCAAGGTGCGAAAGACGTCCTCGCCACTGACCTTGAACACCACTTCCTTGTACCCACCTGCGTCTGAAGGGCTGGCTTCCATGGACTCGATCTTCCAGCCGCGCTCCTCCGCATAGCGGTTGTACATGCGGTAGAGATCGCCGGCGAAAATGGCGGCTTCGTCGCCGCCGGTACCAGCGCGGATTTCCATGATGACATCGCGACCTTCCAGCGGGTCAGGGGGCAGGATGTGCCGTTGGACTTCGCCTTCCAGTTCCAACAGACGTGCCTGTAGCGTCGGCAGTTCTTCTTCGGCCAGGGCTGCCAGTTCGGCATCGCCAGACTTCGCCAGTTCCTGGTTGTCGGCAATCTGCTGCTCCGTGCGCTGATATTCGCTCCAAGCTTTGACGAGAGCTTCAAGCGAGCGGTGCTCCCGAAGCAGGTCGCCAGCTTTGCGGTTGTCGTCGTAGAAGTTTGGGTGGCCCATCATCTCTTCCAACTCAGAGAAGCGGTCCTTCTTCTTTTCGATGATCGAGGAATAGTCCATGGCGGGGAAAGGAGAGAGCTGAGATTGGGGATCCGAGG contains these protein-coding regions:
- a CDS encoding DNA polymerase Y family protein, with amino-acid sequence MGPDLILDLDSFFASVEQQLDPRLRGRPVGVVPVKSESTSCIAASKEARRFGVKTGTRVRDARQLCPEIVFVESRPRLYTEFHQRFVTALESRIQVAEVMSIDEAWCLLPKSVTNRTQAEAFARSLKATLTSQVGDWLTYSIGIAPNRFLAKLASDMGKPDGLFMIEQADLPHCLHQLKLRDFCGIGQKMETRLVAHGIRTVAQLTSATRETLHHVWGGIGGVHLWHWLRGEVTEPPPTQRRVIGHSHVLPTRLRNDLGTHAVSCRLLQKAAMRLRKMDHFTCRLELFIKYTNSPSWSSDISFCDTQDTFRLLEAFEVLWDRRPRRAGLEPKATGVNLSGLAPATKVTPSLLEFDKRQQQLCGLMDAINKRYGQNAVCFGGALGALEYTPMRIAFTRIPDPETES
- a CDS encoding transposase, giving the protein MRQSRLKAPKEWPVAYYHCVSRVVDRRFVFEKEEKRRFVELMRFYERFCQVQVVTFCVMSNHFHLLLEVPQRPQVMPSEEWLIGHIKGCFGEAMAGVVAEQIRQFRQVGADGAAAEVIQGWFSRMWDVSQFMKTLKQRFTQWFNKHHERRGTLWEDRYKSTMVEGGPAALGIMAAYIDLNPVRAGLVKDPKDYPWSGYGAAVAGASRAGRGLAIVANCLAQRELRPAEVLALYRQMLYVAGNAGDDLSIQLRREAGTQKAGLHNDEVTKVHAQGGKLTLQEMLRCRVRYFTAGAAVGSREFVNAVFDSARGRFGATRIEGARPMRGADFMGLCSLRDLQKRVITHPSDAGGGVN
- the prfA gene encoding peptide chain release factor 1, which encodes MDYSSIIEKKKDRFSELEEMMGHPNFYDDNRKAGDLLREHRSLEALVKAWSEYQRTEQQIADNQELAKSGDAELAALAEEELPTLQARLLELEGEVQRHILPPDPLEGRDVIMEIRAGTGGDEAAIFAGDLYRMYNRYAEERGWKIESMEASPSDAGGYKEVVFKVSGEDVFRTLKYESGVHRVQRVPATEAQGRIHTSAATVAVLPEAEEVDLQLKPDELRIEVCRASGHGGQGVNTTDSAVQVMHLPTGMIVRCQDGRSQLKNKEKAITIMRSRLLEKKQQEEAAKYSAHRKALIGGGGREEKIRTYNYPQNRITDHRIDVTLYNLDMFVDGRIGDLVDKLQASEIHDRLAEAGLA